In the Paenibacillus pabuli genome, one interval contains:
- a CDS encoding TetR/AcrR family transcriptional regulator, translating to MSLLKDKIIQSAVRLFMEKGYRATSIQDIADDCSIAKGSLYKFFESKEDLFICILKQRQQYMMDEVERIRKLALPRRETYLAEITSLFRFFSRHGYYISRDYTEFPPASSDNVYTLIQQIQIQMFNYYENLLSRQYGSAISHWKWDVTSMFSGLVREYTFHLLFAFKPIHIEKLALFIAERMDDLVEGLVKTSPQALLTTELMKEYEAVDLKSLVPTNSARISSLLHTIQSIIPELYVPNSRKSELEQVAKLLEEEMNTEVPRAFLIQALLRDLAVEPELSSHADQLQQRLGEIRQENKPR from the coding sequence ATGAGTTTATTGAAAGACAAGATCATCCAATCCGCCGTCCGTCTTTTCATGGAGAAGGGCTATAGAGCTACGTCCATTCAGGATATCGCTGACGATTGCAGCATCGCCAAAGGCTCCTTGTACAAGTTCTTTGAATCCAAAGAAGATTTGTTTATTTGCATTTTAAAGCAACGTCAGCAATATATGATGGATGAGGTAGAGCGAATTCGAAAACTTGCATTACCCCGCCGGGAAACCTATCTGGCCGAGATCACAAGTTTATTTCGATTTTTTAGCCGTCACGGCTATTACATTTCCCGGGACTATACTGAATTTCCCCCGGCGAGCAGCGACAATGTCTATACCCTTATTCAACAGATCCAGATTCAGATGTTCAATTATTACGAGAACCTGTTGTCAAGACAGTATGGTTCAGCCATCTCGCATTGGAAGTGGGATGTGACCTCCATGTTCAGCGGTCTAGTTCGTGAGTATACCTTTCATCTGTTATTCGCCTTCAAACCGATCCACATCGAGAAACTGGCCTTATTTATCGCGGAACGCATGGATGATTTGGTTGAGGGATTGGTTAAGACCTCTCCGCAGGCTTTATTGACAACCGAGCTTATGAAGGAATATGAAGCGGTAGATTTGAAATCCCTCGTTCCAACAAACTCGGCAAGAATATCTTCATTGCTTCATACCATACAGTCGATCATTCCTGAGCTGTATGTCCCAAATTCCAGAAAAAGTGAATTAGAGCAAGTGGCGAAATTACTGGAGGAAGAAATGAACACGGAAGTGCCGCGGGCCTTTCTGATCCAAGCATTGCTGCGCGACTTGGCCGTTGAACCTGAGCTGTCCTCCCATGCGGATCAGCTTCAGCAGCGGTTAGGTGAAATTCGCCAAGAGAATAAACCAAGATAA
- a CDS encoding sensor histidine kinase: MKTRSMHSSLMINYVWFTIIFALICYLVYSAMYGARDGYMNRTLPLVEADNLVREHWEDIPYETVASLGGYVQVLDENNRVVFYRGRTDAEYPKSYTEEELLSLFYESSDSGFYSIAPQFTKTGAKYHLLVAIPGGMIIKESRMVRTDREQTAYFVKLIVTGLVVFVAGFSLILWLYSWITARKITLPLQAVSNRLAEVSEEEQGEHLQIKANRELMEIQLNFNRMTTRLKKAHEDKRRLENDRTRMLMDISHDLKTPVTTIQGYAEVLRLGLEQDHIQRKKYAGHIHRKALFIGSLVNDLLELTKLENASFSFERVKGDLAEICRTEAADLYDSFERKGIHLDITIPDKPVIFHFHEGLIRRIIHNLLANALKYNTHGTHASLTLEERTEGLLLTVGDDGPGISTDLLETVFDPFVRGDRARRNDGGAGLGLSIVKGSVERHDGVVWVNRKARGTLISIYFPF; encoded by the coding sequence ATGAAAACACGCAGCATGCATTCAAGCCTAATGATCAATTATGTCTGGTTTACCATCATTTTTGCTCTAATCTGTTATCTGGTGTACAGCGCTATGTACGGTGCCCGGGATGGATACATGAACCGAACTTTGCCTTTGGTGGAGGCGGACAATTTGGTTCGGGAGCATTGGGAGGATATTCCCTATGAAACTGTAGCGTCTTTAGGTGGTTATGTGCAGGTTCTGGATGAAAATAACCGTGTCGTTTTTTATCGGGGACGTACAGATGCAGAATATCCTAAAAGTTATACGGAAGAAGAACTGCTAAGTCTGTTCTATGAGTCTTCCGATTCAGGTTTTTACTCCATTGCACCTCAATTTACGAAAACGGGAGCAAAGTATCATTTGCTAGTGGCCATACCTGGAGGAATGATCATAAAGGAAAGCAGAATGGTCAGAACAGATCGGGAACAGACTGCGTATTTTGTCAAACTTATTGTGACTGGATTGGTTGTGTTTGTTGCAGGGTTTTCTCTCATTCTCTGGTTATACAGCTGGATTACCGCAAGAAAGATAACCCTCCCACTCCAAGCGGTCTCGAATAGACTGGCGGAAGTTTCAGAAGAGGAGCAAGGGGAGCACCTTCAAATCAAGGCCAATAGGGAATTGATGGAAATTCAGCTGAATTTCAACCGGATGACAACCAGGCTGAAGAAAGCGCACGAGGACAAGCGGCGGCTGGAAAATGACCGTACACGCATGTTAATGGACATTTCGCATGACTTGAAGACCCCCGTTACCACCATTCAGGGATATGCGGAGGTCTTGCGTTTAGGACTGGAACAGGACCATATTCAGCGCAAAAAGTATGCGGGGCACATTCACCGGAAAGCCCTTTTTATTGGTTCTCTCGTTAATGACCTGTTGGAGCTGACCAAGCTCGAAAACGCCTCGTTCTCTTTTGAACGTGTGAAAGGTGATCTCGCGGAGATCTGCCGTACGGAAGCGGCCGATCTGTATGACTCCTTTGAGCGGAAAGGCATTCATTTGGATATTACGATACCTGATAAGCCAGTCATATTTCATTTTCATGAAGGCTTAATAAGAAGAATTATTCATAATTTGCTCGCGAATGCGTTGAAGTACAATACTCATGGAACTCATGCCTCGCTTACCTTGGAAGAAAGAACGGAAGGTTTGCTTCTGACCGTGGGGGATGATGGTCCAGGGATATCGACAGACTTACTGGAAACGGTTTTCGATCCGTTTGTACGCGGAGACCGGGCGCGCCGTAATGACGGGGGGGCCGGATTGGGACTTTCCATCGTGAAAGGCTCGGTTGAGAGGCATGACGGAGTCGTCTGGGTGAATCGTAAGGCTAGGGGTACACTGATTTCCATTTACTTTCCTTTCTGA
- a CDS encoding response regulator transcription factor, whose translation MTRTILIVDDEEEIVELLRIFLEKENYAVREAGNGEEAWVLLQREHIDLALIDIMMPGMDGYQLISRIREKLRLPVIIVSAKTGDVDKVTGLGLGADDFIAKPFSPIEVVARIQAQLRRYYDLLGAQPVAEIKPARSICGSLQLDHESCMLYRENQSIVLGPLEYKLLNLFMNAPGRIYTKKQIYEAVWNEPYLEDSNTVMVQISRLRDKLEDDPKHPRYLRTIKGLGYKLISQESGE comes from the coding sequence ATGACACGCACGATCTTGATCGTAGACGACGAAGAAGAGATTGTGGAACTGCTGAGGATTTTCCTTGAAAAGGAGAATTATGCTGTGAGGGAAGCCGGCAATGGGGAGGAAGCCTGGGTCCTCCTTCAGCGGGAACATATAGACCTTGCACTAATCGATATTATGATGCCTGGAATGGATGGCTATCAGTTAATTAGCCGTATTCGCGAGAAGCTGAGACTGCCAGTCATCATCGTTTCGGCCAAAACCGGGGATGTAGACAAAGTTACAGGACTTGGACTTGGCGCGGATGATTTTATAGCGAAGCCTTTCAGTCCGATTGAAGTCGTGGCGCGCATCCAAGCACAGCTGCGGAGATATTATGACCTCCTTGGCGCTCAACCGGTTGCTGAAATAAAGCCTGCGCGAAGTATATGCGGTTCATTACAGTTGGATCATGAGTCCTGCATGCTGTACCGAGAGAATCAGAGCATTGTGCTCGGGCCGCTGGAATATAAGCTGTTAAACCTATTCATGAATGCTCCGGGACGAATCTATACCAAGAAACAAATCTATGAAGCGGTATGGAACGAGCCTTACCTTGAGGATAGCAATACCGTTATGGTACAGATCAGCAGACTTAGGGACAAGCTTGAGGATGATCCCAAGCATCCACGCTATCTTCGGACCATTAAGGGATTGGGATACAAATTGATCAGCCAGGAGAGCGGCGAATGA
- a CDS encoding alpha/beta hydrolase family protein yields the protein MRNIEMLLLIVNTILLFVCAFLRLPKRALLQTSGAGISVLSAGIQILVEGYRWQSILLYGSALIIGLMALQSDRAGRSDQSILKTSVSKTKTRLKQVVVILLLTVYTGIAALLPITLPVFAFSEPTGSFPVGTTTLFMEDVTRSEPATDNPGDHRKLMVQIWYPAESASEAPNADYIENVPVVLSGLREAVSMPPFLLSQLRYVKTHAYTDAKISSAQERFPLLLFSPGLTGFRNQNTFQVEELASQGYIVVGIDHPYDAAAVIYPDQSTALLKLEGLSGFEDYKAKTHYWVDDTKFVLDHIEAMSSSAQSGILSGKVDMDRIGVFGHSFGGATAAQMLMKDSRIQAALNMDGVLYGEPVPEHGFDKPYLQMNAAQSIDYGWFAQSLDQAVEASDHDRDHYERFWVESQERRKKAAMGKDSYFVVLDHANHMSFTDFYLFSPLLPPRGAEPRRVQTYINELSTAFFDKYLKGKQEINMETIVRDRSDVSLQKP from the coding sequence ATGCGAAATATTGAAATGCTACTTCTCATTGTGAATACGATTCTGCTCTTCGTTTGTGCATTTCTTCGTCTCCCCAAAAGGGCCCTGCTGCAAACGAGCGGTGCCGGAATTTCGGTGTTATCTGCGGGAATTCAGATCCTCGTTGAAGGCTACCGCTGGCAAAGTATTCTCTTGTACGGATCAGCTCTCATTATCGGTTTAATGGCTTTACAGTCGGATAGAGCTGGAAGATCAGATCAATCGATCCTAAAAACCTCTGTCTCTAAGACAAAAACGCGGTTGAAACAAGTTGTGGTCATTCTGCTCCTTACAGTCTATACCGGCATTGCAGCCCTCTTGCCAATCACCTTGCCGGTCTTTGCCTTCTCAGAACCAACTGGCTCCTTTCCAGTAGGAACGACCACGCTTTTCATGGAAGACGTAACGAGAAGCGAACCAGCAACAGACAACCCCGGTGATCACCGGAAGCTCATGGTTCAGATATGGTACCCTGCTGAAAGTGCTTCGGAGGCACCAAATGCAGATTATATTGAGAATGTGCCTGTTGTATTATCCGGTCTTCGGGAAGCCGTGTCTATGCCGCCTTTTTTACTTTCTCAACTTCGCTATGTAAAAACACATGCTTATACAGATGCCAAAATATCATCTGCGCAGGAACGCTTTCCGCTGCTGTTGTTTTCTCCGGGTCTAACCGGGTTTCGTAACCAAAACACATTTCAGGTGGAGGAGCTGGCCAGCCAGGGGTATATCGTGGTCGGCATTGATCATCCTTACGATGCGGCAGCCGTTATATATCCTGATCAATCAACGGCTCTGCTCAAATTGGAAGGTTTATCGGGCTTTGAAGATTATAAAGCGAAGACCCACTATTGGGTTGATGACACCAAATTTGTTCTCGATCATATCGAAGCCATGTCCTCGTCAGCACAGTCTGGAATTCTCTCGGGAAAAGTGGATATGGATCGAATCGGGGTGTTCGGCCATTCGTTCGGTGGTGCCACTGCAGCCCAGATGCTGATGAAGGATTCTCGAATCCAAGCGGCTCTGAATATGGATGGAGTCCTCTACGGAGAGCCCGTTCCCGAGCATGGCTTCGATAAACCGTATTTGCAGATGAATGCAGCTCAAAGCATCGACTACGGATGGTTTGCGCAATCTCTAGATCAAGCCGTTGAAGCCTCCGATCATGACCGGGACCATTATGAGCGATTTTGGGTCGAGTCCCAGGAAAGACGAAAAAAAGCGGCTATGGGAAAGGATTCTTACTTTGTCGTTTTAGACCATGCCAACCATATGAGTTTCACGGACTTTTATCTATTCTCCCCATTATTGCCGCCGAGAGGGGCCGAGCCAAGACGTGTACAAACATACATTAATGAATTGTCGACGGCCTTCTTTGATAAATACCTGAAAGGAAAACAGGAGATCAACATGGAAACAATCGTACGAGATCGGAGCGATGTTTCTTTGCAAAAGCCTTAA
- a CDS encoding GNAT family N-acetyltransferase has translation MSDKQVTLHAFETDYIKELHHWLNDSVSISMVGRTPLTYEQTVNHVEEKRQDGDLILAIKNEEKRLIGWVFLQNIELEHGRASIGILLAPEARGQGYGEPAMKQMIEIGFKQLRLNKIHLTTRGVNKQAISLYKKVGFIVEGELKKHAFFEGEFHNTYIMGVLASEWD, from the coding sequence ATGAGCGATAAACAAGTAACTCTACATGCTTTTGAAACAGATTACATTAAAGAACTGCATCACTGGTTGAATGACTCCGTTTCTATTTCCATGGTTGGAAGAACTCCATTGACCTATGAGCAAACTGTGAATCATGTGGAGGAAAAACGTCAAGACGGAGATCTTATATTAGCTATAAAAAATGAAGAAAAGCGTCTAATTGGATGGGTTTTTCTTCAAAATATAGAACTTGAACATGGTAGAGCAAGTATTGGTATCTTGTTAGCTCCAGAAGCTCGTGGACAAGGTTATGGAGAACCTGCTATGAAGCAAATGATTGAGATTGGCTTTAAGCAACTACGTTTAAATAAAATTCACTTAACAACAAGAGGTGTTAATAAACAAGCTATTAGTTTGTATAAGAAAGTGGGATTTATTGTGGAAGGGGAGTTAAAGAAACATGCTTTTTTTGAGGGAGAATTTCACAATACGTATATTATGGGGGTTTTAGCGTCGGAATGGGATTGA
- a CDS encoding LacI family DNA-binding transcriptional regulator: MANIRDIAKMAGVSITTVSRVINNQPYVSLEKIKAVRRAIETSKYEKNINAVHLSKGKTFLIGVAIPFFNHPFFALIVEGIANEALNSNYKVVLFQTNYEESREIEALDMLKQKQIDALIICSRICEWNVIDTYLNYGPIIFCENTGDRKVSSIYMDHYKSFSKGLEYLYSKGHRKIGICVGRKVGTNGVQRISAYRDFLKKLNEPFESEYIFSDYYDFEDGHEIVEKLINMNNPPSALLVSNDQVAAGIVTCSKEKGISIPDDLAVIGFDNQPIAEIMNITTIEIPLVEMGRKLLLRAISNEVLSCEEIAVKLVERLTV, encoded by the coding sequence ATGGCAAACATAAGAGATATCGCAAAAATGGCCGGCGTCTCAATTACAACCGTATCCCGTGTAATTAATAATCAGCCGTATGTAAGCTTAGAAAAAATAAAAGCGGTTAGACGAGCTATTGAGACAAGCAAATATGAAAAAAACATAAATGCCGTCCATTTAAGTAAAGGAAAAACCTTTCTTATAGGTGTTGCAATCCCATTTTTTAATCATCCTTTTTTTGCTTTGATCGTAGAGGGTATTGCAAACGAGGCATTGAATTCTAACTATAAGGTGGTTCTATTCCAGACTAATTATGAAGAGAGTAGGGAAATTGAAGCATTAGATATGTTAAAACAAAAGCAAATAGACGCTTTGATTATCTGTTCCAGAATTTGTGAATGGAATGTTATAGATACCTATTTAAATTATGGACCAATCATCTTTTGTGAAAATACGGGAGACAGAAAAGTTTCTTCAATATATATGGATCATTATAAAAGTTTCTCCAAGGGTTTAGAGTATTTGTATTCTAAAGGTCATAGAAAGATTGGCATTTGCGTAGGGAGAAAAGTGGGAACGAACGGTGTGCAAAGGATATCAGCCTATAGGGATTTTTTAAAAAAGCTCAACGAACCATTTGAATCTGAATATATTTTCTCAGACTATTATGATTTCGAGGATGGGCACGAGATTGTTGAAAAATTAATAAACATGAATAATCCTCCCTCAGCTTTATTGGTTTCAAACGACCAAGTAGCTGCAGGAATAGTTACATGTAGTAAGGAAAAGGGAATTTCAATACCAGATGACCTGGCAGTTATAGGATTTGACAATCAACCAATAGCTGAAATTATGAATATTACTACAATTGAAATACCTCTAGTGGAGATGGGAAGAAAGTTATTACTTCGGGCAATTAGTAATGAAGTTCTTTCATGCGAAGAAATAGCAGTTAAATTAGTTGAACGACTCACAGTTTAG
- a CDS encoding aminoglycoside phosphotransferase family protein, whose amino-acid sequence MTQEEVLKGGNVNHIIRKENMVLRPTGYWSPSVHELLEHLEKQGFEGAPKFLGIDDSDREILSFIPGDVPGNEYPELKAYMWSDETLVGLACLLRRFHDATEGSTLLAKGQWQLSYVDDREHEVICHNDAALYNVVFQNENPVALIDFDMAGPGPRMWDIAYTLYTSVPLASFQPNHTSEKTVVYQSNLHSRERSRRIHLFFESYGVPVPNELCQWIIQRLTTMCDTLRNGAAQGNLAFQKMVDEGHLAHYESEIRFVADHFNDWIKN is encoded by the coding sequence GTGACTCAAGAAGAAGTACTGAAGGGTGGAAATGTGAATCACATTATACGAAAAGAGAATATGGTTCTCCGTCCCACTGGTTATTGGAGTCCGAGTGTTCATGAGCTGCTTGAACATTTAGAGAAACAAGGATTTGAGGGGGCACCAAAATTCCTCGGAATCGACGACTCTGACCGTGAAATACTATCATTCATTCCAGGGGACGTCCCAGGAAACGAGTACCCTGAACTTAAGGCTTACATGTGGTCAGATGAAACGCTTGTGGGTTTAGCTTGTCTTTTACGCCGTTTTCATGATGCGACTGAAGGATCAACTCTCTTGGCTAAGGGTCAATGGCAGCTTAGTTATGTCGACGATCGTGAGCACGAAGTGATATGCCATAATGATGCTGCATTGTATAACGTTGTCTTTCAAAATGAGAATCCTGTAGCGCTGATTGATTTTGACATGGCTGGGCCGGGTCCCCGCATGTGGGACATTGCGTATACCCTTTATACATCGGTTCCACTTGCCAGCTTCCAGCCCAACCATACCTCGGAAAAAACGGTAGTATACCAATCGAATTTGCACTCTAGAGAGCGAAGTCGACGGATCCATTTGTTTTTTGAATCCTATGGAGTTCCCGTCCCTAATGAACTGTGTCAGTGGATTATTCAACGATTGACAACGATGTGTGATACGTTGAGGAATGGTGCTGCCCAAGGGAATTTGGCTTTTCAAAAAATGGTGGATGAAGGACACTTGGCTCACTATGAGAGCGAGATTCGATTTGTAGCAGATCATTTCAATGATTGGATTAAAAATTAA
- a CDS encoding LysR family transcriptional regulator — MELRQLNTFCTVSTTLNFTRAAEVLSYVPSNVTMQIKALEDELGVRLFDRLGKQLALTTAGKRFLTHAQGVLEKMDEARSAVHDNEKLSGTLTISANEVICSYRLPPVFQRFRSQHPGVRLIFRSVPNQELKQTLFEGTTDMVYMLDEPIRSSGLSVEPLLEEHFRLLAAPDHPLAKRTVLQLEDFHGEVFLTNEKGCPYRTMFDRSFEKEGIDSITYLEFQSAEAIKQCAISGIGIAFLPEIVAKSEVERGELVVLPWKIPDLLVYTHMLWHKDKWLSPIMLSFIEATRAVFGSQNGKR; from the coding sequence ATGGAATTGCGTCAACTGAATACGTTTTGTACGGTTTCAACAACATTGAATTTCACGCGGGCAGCAGAAGTGCTGAGCTACGTTCCTTCCAACGTCACGATGCAAATTAAAGCATTGGAAGATGAGCTGGGTGTTCGCCTTTTTGATCGGTTGGGCAAGCAACTCGCGCTCACAACTGCGGGTAAACGCTTTTTAACACACGCCCAAGGCGTTCTTGAAAAAATGGACGAAGCTCGTAGTGCTGTCCATGATAATGAAAAACTAAGTGGTACCTTAACGATAAGTGCGAATGAGGTTATTTGCTCCTACCGGCTTCCGCCTGTCTTCCAACGGTTTCGTTCGCAGCATCCGGGAGTTCGTCTAATCTTCCGCTCAGTTCCGAATCAAGAGCTCAAGCAAACGCTCTTTGAGGGAACCACGGATATGGTTTATATGTTGGATGAACCCATTCGCTCGAGTGGACTTTCCGTGGAACCTTTGCTGGAAGAACATTTCCGATTGTTAGCTGCTCCAGATCACCCACTCGCCAAACGAACGGTGCTTCAGTTGGAAGATTTTCACGGAGAAGTATTTCTGACGAATGAAAAGGGTTGTCCTTATCGAACGATGTTTGATCGATCATTTGAGAAAGAGGGCATTGATAGCATTACATATTTAGAGTTTCAAAGTGCTGAAGCCATTAAACAATGTGCAATCTCAGGAATCGGTATTGCCTTTCTTCCGGAGATCGTCGCGAAATCCGAAGTTGAACGCGGAGAACTTGTTGTCCTTCCATGGAAAATTCCGGACTTGCTGGTATATACACATATGTTGTGGCATAAAGACAAGTGGCTTTCACCAATCATGTTATCTTTCATAGAAGCAACCAGGGCAGTTTTTGGTTCACAGAATGGGAAACGTTAG
- a CDS encoding alpha/beta fold hydrolase, which yields MDYEIFNLGDVLLQSGVTLPNAFLAYKTYGKLNEQKDNVIVYPTAFGDQHVQNEWLIGSGMALDPEKYFIIVPNLLGNGLSSSPSNTPHPFERANFPQVTIYDNVRFQHQLLTEKFGIQKIALVVGWSMGGIQAFQWGASYPEMVERIAPFGGIAKPWPHTYVVLEGVRSSLLSAVGFDSSKLNQLTSADMRAVGRVYAGWGLSHAFYREELYREMGFDSLEDFVAGVWENSFMNMDPHNVLAMLWTGQHADISANSSYNGDFDKALKSIKAFACIMPGSTDLFCTADDNAYEAARIPNASLNPIQSIWGHFAGRGINSADNQFIDDNLKHLLSLRVNE from the coding sequence ATGGATTATGAAATTTTTAATTTGGGTGATGTACTTTTACAATCAGGAGTGACGTTACCCAATGCTTTTCTTGCTTATAAAACATACGGAAAATTAAATGAACAGAAAGATAATGTGATTGTCTATCCAACGGCATTTGGAGATCAGCATGTACAGAATGAATGGCTCATTGGCAGCGGAATGGCACTTGATCCAGAGAAATATTTTATTATCGTTCCAAATTTACTGGGTAATGGACTTTCATCCTCTCCCAGCAACACGCCGCATCCATTCGAGCGGGCGAACTTTCCACAGGTAACTATCTATGACAACGTACGATTCCAGCATCAACTACTGACCGAAAAATTCGGCATTCAGAAGATTGCTCTCGTCGTCGGATGGTCCATGGGCGGCATTCAGGCATTTCAATGGGGGGCAAGTTACCCGGAGATGGTCGAACGGATTGCACCTTTCGGAGGTATCGCCAAACCTTGGCCTCACACATATGTAGTACTGGAAGGTGTAAGATCCTCACTGCTATCTGCAGTCGGCTTCGACTCAAGTAAACTAAACCAGTTGACTTCTGCAGACATGCGCGCCGTTGGTCGGGTGTATGCGGGATGGGGATTATCACATGCGTTTTATCGAGAGGAGCTTTATCGTGAGATGGGATTTGACTCATTGGAGGATTTTGTAGCTGGTGTCTGGGAAAATAGCTTTATGAATATGGATCCACATAACGTCCTGGCCATGTTATGGACAGGCCAGCATGCAGACATTAGTGCCAACTCTTCCTATAACGGAGATTTTGATAAGGCACTTAAAAGCATAAAGGCATTTGCTTGCATTATGCCGGGAAGTACCGATCTCTTCTGCACAGCGGACGATAATGCATATGAAGCTGCACGTATCCCTAATGCTAGTCTTAACCCGATCCAGTCAATCTGGGGTCACTTTGCCGGCCGCGGTATCAACAGTGCCGATAATCAATTCATCGATGACAATCTAAAACACTTGTTGTCACTGCGCGTTAACGAATAG
- the arsC gene encoding arsenate reductase (thioredoxin) yields MNNKPLVYFLCTGNSCRSQIADGFLKSLGSDKYEVRSAGLEAHGLNPRAVQTMKEAGIDISNHTSDVIDPEILKQADYIITLCGHANDNCPVVRNDKAERWHWGFDDPAKATGTEEEITATFAEVRDSIRARIEQFLKEGK; encoded by the coding sequence ATGAATAACAAACCACTTGTTTACTTTTTGTGTACTGGAAACTCTTGCAGAAGTCAAATTGCCGATGGATTTTTGAAGTCTCTTGGAAGTGATAAATACGAGGTGAGAAGTGCTGGTCTAGAGGCGCATGGTTTAAATCCCCGTGCTGTTCAAACCATGAAAGAAGCTGGAATCGATATTTCAAATCATACATCGGATGTCATTGATCCTGAGATTTTAAAGCAAGCAGATTACATCATTACGCTATGCGGTCATGCCAACGATAATTGTCCGGTTGTACGTAATGACAAAGCCGAAAGATGGCATTGGGGTTTCGATGATCCAGCAAAGGCGACAGGCACAGAGGAGGAAATCACAGCTACATTCGCTGAAGTCCGTGATTCAATCAGAGCTCGTATAGAGCAGTTTTTGAAAGAAGGTAAGTAA